From one Staphylococcus kloosii genomic stretch:
- a CDS encoding formate--tetrahydrofolate ligase, translating to MAHLSDLEIANNATLKPITEIAQKVNIDEDALEQYGKYKAKVDINKINKNEEKGKVVLVTAMSPTPAGEGKSTVTVGLADALNKLKKKVMVALREPALGPIFGIKGGATGGGYAQVLPMEDINLHFNGDFHAITTANNALSAFIDNHMHHGNELEIDQRRIEWKRVLDMNDRALRQVNVGLGGPTQGIPREDGFNITVASEIMAILCLATSIDDLRTKISNITIGYTRSRKPVTVADLKVEGALAMILKDAIKPNLVQTIEGTPALVHGGPFANIAHGCNSVLATETARDLADVVVTEAGFGSDLGAEKFMNIKAREAGFEPSAVVVVATIRALKMHGGVPKDDLKAENVEAVKQGIVNLERHVDNVKKYGVEPVIALNAFIHDTDAETEFVQQWAKEKGVRLALTEVWEKGGAGGESLAQNVLEVIDEPQSFKHLYELDLPIEEKIETIVKEIYGGKGVSFTSKAQKQLASFKENGWDKYPVCMAKTQYSFSDDQTQLGAPSDFEITIRELEAKTGAGFIVALTGAIMTMPGLPKKPAALNMDVTEDGHAKGLF from the coding sequence GTGGCACATTTATCTGATTTAGAGATTGCAAACAATGCAACATTAAAACCTATTACTGAGATTGCTCAAAAGGTGAATATCGACGAAGATGCACTAGAGCAATATGGAAAATATAAAGCAAAGGTTGATATTAATAAGATCAACAAAAATGAAGAAAAGGGTAAGGTCGTATTAGTGACTGCAATGAGCCCTACGCCTGCTGGTGAAGGTAAATCTACTGTAACTGTTGGCTTAGCTGATGCATTAAATAAATTAAAGAAAAAAGTAATGGTCGCATTAAGAGAACCTGCACTCGGGCCAATATTTGGTATTAAAGGTGGCGCGACTGGCGGTGGTTATGCACAAGTTTTACCTATGGAAGATATTAATTTACATTTCAATGGAGACTTCCATGCCATTACTACGGCAAATAATGCTCTGTCAGCGTTTATAGATAACCACATGCATCATGGGAATGAATTGGAAATTGATCAACGCCGTATTGAATGGAAGCGCGTGTTAGATATGAACGACCGTGCTTTAAGACAAGTGAATGTAGGCCTTGGTGGACCAACACAAGGTATCCCTCGTGAAGATGGTTTTAATATTACTGTAGCTTCAGAAATCATGGCTATTTTATGTTTAGCAACAAGTATTGATGATTTAAGAACTAAAATCAGTAACATTACTATTGGCTATACTCGTTCTCGTAAACCAGTAACAGTAGCTGATCTAAAAGTAGAAGGCGCGTTGGCAATGATTTTAAAAGATGCAATAAAACCAAACCTTGTTCAAACGATTGAAGGCACACCAGCATTAGTACATGGAGGGCCATTCGCAAATATCGCGCATGGTTGTAACTCCGTTTTAGCTACGGAAACTGCGAGAGACTTAGCCGATGTGGTAGTTACTGAGGCAGGTTTTGGTTCTGATTTAGGTGCCGAAAAATTCATGAACATTAAAGCAAGAGAAGCAGGGTTTGAACCTTCTGCAGTTGTAGTAGTTGCGACTATAAGAGCGTTGAAAATGCACGGTGGTGTACCTAAAGATGATTTGAAAGCTGAAAATGTCGAAGCGGTTAAACAAGGTATCGTCAATTTAGAACGTCACGTAGATAATGTGAAAAAGTATGGGGTTGAACCTGTAATAGCCTTAAATGCCTTTATTCACGATACAGATGCTGAAACTGAATTCGTGCAACAATGGGCTAAAGAAAAAGGTGTAAGACTAGCATTAACTGAAGTATGGGAAAAAGGTGGTGCTGGTGGTGAATCATTAGCACAAAATGTATTAGAAGTTATCGATGAACCACAATCATTTAAACATTTATATGAGTTAGATTTACCAATTGAAGAAAAAATCGAGACGATTGTAAAAGAAATATACGGTGGTAAAGGTGTTTCATTTACAAGTAAAGCACAAAAACAATTGGCTTCATTTAAAGAAAATGGATGGGACAAATATCCAGTTTGTATGGCTAAAACACAATATTCTTTCTCAGATGATCAAACACAACTTGGCGCACCAAGTGATTTTGAAATTACAATTCGTGAATTAGAAGCGAAAACAGGTGCAGGCTTTATCGTCGCGCTTACTGGTGCGATAATGACGATGCCAGGATTACCGAAAAAACCAGCTGCACTTAATATGGATGTAACTGAAGATGGACATGCGAAAGGCTTATTCTAA
- a CDS encoding biosynthetic peptidoglycan transglycosylase produces MNTLTKFEVIYKKIKHIFVALFVIVASISVIVLAASVLYFSHLTKDATHMSDKKLKAELLDFPGSEALHNRNRDILTAFDQSDNTLIVGPKSVNNTVIKALTSSEDSLYFKHNGILPKALLRAVFQDVFNTQISSGGSTITQQLVKNQVLTNKKTYSRKANELVLAMRTEKLFTKKEILYIYLNIVPFGRDYNGANITGIASASFSLFGKSPNNLTVAESAYIVGLLQSPYYYTPYNSDGSLKTQAQLSIGLNRQHYVLRRMLVEDKITHKQFKTAEKENIKANLRTNN; encoded by the coding sequence ATGAATACTTTAACTAAATTTGAAGTTATTTATAAAAAAATAAAACATATATTCGTAGCTTTATTCGTCATTGTGGCGTCTATTAGCGTCATTGTGTTGGCTGCATCTGTATTATACTTTAGTCATCTAACAAAAGATGCCACCCATATGTCTGATAAAAAACTAAAAGCTGAACTGTTGGATTTCCCTGGGAGCGAAGCGCTTCACAATCGCAATCGTGATATTTTAACAGCTTTCGATCAATCGGATAACACTTTAATTGTTGGACCTAAAAGCGTAAACAATACGGTGATTAAAGCACTAACGTCATCGGAAGATAGTTTGTATTTTAAACATAACGGTATATTGCCTAAAGCTTTGTTAAGAGCAGTATTTCAAGATGTCTTTAACACACAAATCTCGTCTGGCGGTAGCACAATTACCCAACAATTAGTCAAAAATCAAGTTTTAACAAATAAGAAAACCTATTCGCGTAAGGCTAATGAATTGGTTTTAGCGATGCGTACTGAAAAGCTATTTACCAAAAAAGAAATTTTATATATTTATTTGAACATAGTCCCATTTGGCAGAGATTATAATGGCGCTAATATTACAGGTATAGCCTCCGCTTCGTTTAGTTTATTTGGTAAATCTCCTAATAATCTTACCGTTGCAGAGTCTGCATATATAGTTGGTTTATTACAAAGCCCCTATTATTATACGCCTTATAATTCCGATGGTTCTTTAAAGACACAAGCGCAATTATCTATCGGCTTAAACCGACAGCATTATGTATTAAGACGTATGTTAGTAGAAGATAAAATTACGCATAAACAATTTAAAACAGCAGAAAAAGAAAATATTAAAGCTAACTTAAGAACAAATAATTAA
- the tyrS gene encoding tyrosine--tRNA ligase yields the protein MTSALLEDLKWRGLIYQQTDEEGLETLLNKEQVSLYCGADPTADSLHIGHLLPMLTLRRFQEYGHRPIVLIGGGTGMVGDPSGKSEERVLQTEEQVEKNVQGISKQMHKLFEFGTDQGAILVNNKDWLEQISLISFLRDYGKHVGINYLLGKDSIQTRLENGISFTEFTYTILQAIDFGHLNKEHNCKLQIGGSDQWGNITSGIELMRRMYGDRESYGLTIPLVVKADGKKFGKSEGGSVWLDADKTSPYEFYQFWINTKDDDVIKFLKYFTFLSKEEIDKLQQSLEEAPHLREAQKALAENVTEFIHGKAALEDAQRISAALFSGDLKALSAQELKEGFKDVPQVELSHATTNIVEAIVESGISSSKRQAREDVTNGAIYINGERQQDVNYELTTEDKIDNAFAIIRRGKKKYFMVNFK from the coding sequence ATGACAAGTGCATTATTAGAAGATTTAAAATGGAGAGGCCTTATTTATCAACAAACAGATGAAGAAGGTCTAGAAACATTATTAAATAAAGAGCAAGTTTCTTTATACTGTGGTGCTGACCCAACTGCGGATAGTTTACATATTGGCCACTTATTGCCGATGTTAACATTACGCCGTTTCCAAGAATATGGACATCGTCCAATTGTTTTAATTGGTGGTGGCACAGGCATGGTAGGGGATCCATCAGGTAAATCTGAAGAGCGTGTTTTACAAACCGAAGAACAAGTAGAAAAAAATGTGCAAGGTATTAGCAAACAAATGCATAAACTATTTGAATTTGGAACAGACCAAGGTGCAATTTTAGTAAATAACAAAGATTGGTTAGAACAAATTTCACTTATTAGTTTCTTAAGAGATTATGGTAAACATGTCGGTATTAACTACTTGCTAGGTAAAGATTCTATTCAAACAAGATTAGAAAACGGTATTTCATTTACTGAATTTACTTACACAATTTTACAAGCCATAGATTTCGGACATTTGAACAAAGAACATAATTGTAAATTACAAATTGGTGGTTCAGACCAATGGGGTAATATTACGAGTGGTATCGAATTAATGCGTCGTATGTATGGCGATCGTGAGTCATATGGTCTAACAATCCCATTAGTAGTTAAAGCAGATGGTAAAAAATTTGGTAAATCAGAGGGTGGTTCAGTCTGGTTAGATGCTGATAAAACAAGTCCTTACGAATTTTACCAATTCTGGATTAATACTAAAGACGATGATGTTATTAAATTCTTAAAATACTTTACTTTCTTAAGCAAAGAAGAAATTGATAAGTTACAACAATCTCTAGAAGAAGCACCACACTTACGTGAAGCTCAAAAAGCATTAGCAGAAAATGTAACTGAATTCATTCACGGTAAGGCTGCATTAGAAGATGCGCAACGTATTTCAGCGGCTTTATTTAGTGGCGATTTAAAAGCTTTATCTGCTCAAGAATTAAAAGAAGGGTTTAAAGATGTACCACAAGTTGAGCTTAGTCATGCAACGACTAATATTGTTGAAGCAATTGTTGAAAGTGGTATTTCATCTTCTAAACGCCAAGCACGTGAAGACGTAACAAATGGCGCTATTTATATTAATGGTGAACGTCAACAAGATGTAAATTATGAATTAACAACAGAAGACAAAATTGACAATGCGTTTGCAATTATAAGACGCGGTAAAAAGAAATACTTTATGGTTAACTTTAAATAA
- a CDS encoding S1C family serine protease produces the protein MSEYNKDNQQTNLSNNSEQNSYSYEQPRHRYKPKFPWFKTIIVALIAGIIGAMIVLGIGKLLNNTGSEHNGSSVQEASNSKGGNTLDGKNDQHSSINKMINDVSPSIVGVINMQKAQNLNDLLEGKSSKSQEAGVGSGVIYQKNDKSAYIVTNNHVIDGASDIKVQLHNNKQVSAKLVGKDALTDIAVLKINHTEGTKAIKFANSSKVKTGDSVFAMGNPLGLEFANSVTSGIISASERTIDTQTAAGANKVNVLQTDAAINPGNSGGALVDINGNLVGINSMKIANEQVEGIGFAIPSNEVKVTIKELVEKGKIERPSIGIGLLNLSEIPDNYKSKLDTNRKDGVYVAKVDSDNGLKEGDIITKIDNKTVKEDTDLKSYLYQHKKPGEQAKLTIERKGETKQVNVTLKKLKTTSKSTQSSDDNNHANPFE, from the coding sequence ATGTCAGAATATAATAAAGATAATCAACAAACAAATTTATCAAACAACTCAGAACAAAATAGCTATAGCTATGAACAACCACGGCATAGATACAAACCAAAATTCCCTTGGTTCAAAACGATTATAGTAGCGTTAATTGCTGGTATTATTGGTGCTATGATTGTATTAGGTATCGGTAAACTGCTTAACAATACTGGCTCGGAACACAATGGATCGTCAGTACAAGAAGCATCTAATAGTAAAGGTGGCAATACATTAGATGGTAAAAATGACCAACACTCATCAATTAATAAAATGATTAACGATGTGTCACCTTCAATTGTCGGAGTCATCAATATGCAAAAAGCACAAAACTTAAATGACTTACTCGAAGGAAAATCTTCGAAATCACAAGAAGCCGGCGTTGGTTCAGGCGTCATCTATCAGAAAAATGATAAATCTGCATATATCGTAACGAATAATCATGTTATTGATGGTGCAAGCGATATTAAAGTACAACTACATAACAACAAACAAGTAAGTGCAAAATTAGTTGGTAAAGACGCATTAACAGATATTGCCGTGTTAAAAATTAATCATACAGAAGGTACTAAAGCTATAAAATTTGCAAACTCATCTAAAGTAAAAACTGGAGATAGCGTATTTGCAATGGGTAATCCATTAGGATTGGAATTTGCTAATTCAGTAACTTCAGGTATTATATCAGCAAGTGAACGTACAATTGATACGCAGACGGCTGCAGGAGCTAACAAAGTAAATGTCTTACAAACTGATGCAGCAATTAACCCTGGTAATTCTGGTGGTGCTCTAGTAGATATTAACGGTAACCTCGTGGGTATTAACTCAATGAAAATTGCAAATGAGCAAGTTGAGGGTATTGGATTCGCCATTCCAAGTAATGAAGTTAAAGTTACGATTAAAGAGCTTGTTGAAAAAGGTAAAATTGAGCGACCATCTATTGGTATCGGTTTACTAAATCTAAGTGAAATCCCTGACAATTATAAATCAAAATTAGATACTAACCGTAAAGATGGTGTTTACGTTGCCAAGGTGGATAGTGATAATGGACTTAAAGAAGGCGATATTATCACAAAAATTGATAACAAAACGGTAAAAGAAGATACAGATTTAAAATCTTATCTTTATCAACACAAAAAGCCTGGCGAACAAGCAAAACTAACAATTGAACGTAAAGGCGAAACAAAACAAGTTAACGTCACATTAAAAAAACTTAAAACAACATCTAAATCTACACAATCGAGTGATGATAACAATCATGCAAATCCCTTCGAGTAG
- a CDS encoding lysophospholipid acyltransferase family protein, with product MYKVISSILYFIIVKVSKSLTVHGKENIPQLNKYVATCTHESYNEVIMLGMSIFPTQIHYMAKKELFKNKLFGNFLLSLNAFPVDRENPGPSTLKKPIKLLKENKTVGIFPTGQRRQLTEDAPLKRGAVTIAMMGGAPILPAAYVGPKNILGLITGHAHIKFGEPIETKDLPKSMKRNEKLEYLTKQLENSTRQLQLELNESVNNK from the coding sequence ATGTATAAAGTAATAAGTTCTATTTTATATTTTATAATAGTAAAAGTAAGTAAATCACTAACTGTACATGGTAAAGAAAATATTCCGCAATTGAATAAATACGTTGCTACATGTACACATGAAAGTTATAACGAAGTCATTATGTTAGGGATGTCTATTTTCCCGACACAAATACATTATATGGCAAAGAAAGAACTGTTTAAAAATAAATTATTTGGGAATTTTTTACTTTCACTAAATGCATTTCCAGTAGATCGTGAAAATCCGGGACCAAGTACTTTAAAAAAACCAATTAAGTTATTAAAAGAAAATAAAACGGTTGGTATTTTCCCTACAGGTCAACGTAGACAACTAACTGAAGATGCACCGCTAAAAAGAGGTGCCGTTACAATTGCAATGATGGGTGGTGCGCCTATTTTACCAGCTGCTTATGTTGGTCCTAAAAATATTTTAGGGTTAATTACAGGACATGCACATATTAAATTTGGTGAACCAATAGAAACTAAAGATTTACCAAAATCTATGAAGAGAAATGAAAAGCTAGAATATTTAACAAAACAATTAGAAAATAGTACACGACAATTACAATTGGAATTAAATGAATCTGTTAATAACAAGTAA
- the nagE gene encoding N-acetylglucosamine-specific PTS transporter subunit IIBC, with product MFNFLQRLGRSLMLPIAVLPAAAIIVGIGNALNALKLWPVVATFFMNAGTSILDQLGVLFAVGVALGMAKKNDGAVALAAVVGFFLTTTVLSPEKLAPLLGIKSSNVNEAFTHMDNANVFVGMLIGLIAAYTYNKFSDTELPMALSFFSGKRLVPILTAFFSLFLTVALLFVWPYVYGGIVAFGKWIIDFGPIGAFLYGFFNRLLIPTGLHHALNSVFWLNIAGVDDIAKFQTGQGAVKGVTGRYMAGFFPVMMFGIPAAALAMYHTAESKQKKRVYGLMLAGAISAFFVGVTEPIEFAFMFVAPVLFVIHAFLTGLSLFIAALFHWTAGFTFSAGLIDYLLSLINPNANHPLMLLVQGVAFFIIYYVVFRIAIKVLKLNTPGRGDNLLPDPASENATTGDTPEQGKATNKYSHSASEILSGLGGKENITSLTNCATRLRMELSDNSIIDEAKIKAAGAVGVTKSGKHNTQVIIGTHVQQVADEIENQMNNQ from the coding sequence ATGTTTAATTTCTTACAACGATTAGGGAGATCGTTGATGTTACCCATTGCTGTACTTCCTGCTGCAGCAATTATTGTTGGGATAGGTAATGCATTAAACGCGTTAAAGTTATGGCCCGTTGTTGCTACATTTTTCATGAATGCAGGGACGAGTATTTTAGACCAACTTGGCGTGTTATTTGCGGTCGGGGTCGCATTAGGTATGGCTAAAAAGAATGATGGTGCAGTTGCGTTAGCCGCTGTTGTAGGATTCTTTTTAACTACCACTGTATTAAGCCCAGAAAAATTGGCACCATTATTAGGTATAAAATCATCAAATGTAAACGAAGCATTTACACATATGGATAATGCTAATGTTTTCGTCGGCATGTTAATTGGTTTAATCGCTGCTTATACTTACAATAAGTTTAGCGATACTGAATTACCAATGGCTTTGTCATTCTTTAGTGGTAAGAGATTAGTACCAATATTAACTGCATTCTTTAGTTTATTTTTAACCGTAGCATTACTCTTTGTCTGGCCGTACGTATATGGTGGTATTGTAGCGTTTGGTAAATGGATTATAGATTTTGGTCCAATTGGTGCTTTCTTATATGGTTTCTTTAATCGTTTGTTAATACCAACAGGACTTCATCACGCTTTAAATTCGGTATTTTGGCTTAACATTGCTGGTGTAGACGACATTGCAAAATTCCAAACAGGACAGGGTGCAGTGAAAGGTGTTACAGGTAGATATATGGCTGGTTTTTTCCCAGTTATGATGTTTGGAATTCCTGCAGCTGCATTAGCAATGTATCATACCGCTGAATCAAAACAGAAAAAACGTGTGTATGGTTTAATGCTAGCAGGTGCAATTTCTGCCTTTTTTGTAGGTGTAACAGAGCCGATTGAATTTGCCTTTATGTTTGTTGCACCAGTATTATTTGTAATTCATGCATTTTTAACAGGTCTATCATTATTTATAGCCGCACTGTTCCATTGGACTGCTGGTTTTACTTTCAGTGCAGGGCTTATTGACTACTTATTGTCACTCATTAATCCAAACGCCAATCATCCGTTGATGTTACTCGTTCAAGGTGTCGCATTCTTTATTATTTATTATGTTGTGTTTAGAATTGCGATTAAAGTATTAAAATTAAATACGCCGGGACGAGGAGACAACTTATTACCAGATCCTGCATCAGAAAACGCAACTACAGGTGATACGCCTGAACAAGGAAAAGCGACTAATAAATATTCACATAGCGCATCAGAAATACTATCTGGTTTAGGTGGTAAAGAAAATATTACATCACTTACAAACTGTGCGACTCGATTACGTATGGAATTAAGTGATAATAGTATTATCGACGAAGCAAAAATTAAAGCAGCTGGAGCCGTTGGTGTTACGAAAAGTGGTAAACATAATACCCAAGTTATTATAGGTACACATGTGCAACAGGTTGCAGATGAAATAGAAAATCAAATGAATAATCAATAA
- a CDS encoding HAD family hydrolase, which translates to MKSVLFDVDGVFLSEERCFDVSALTTYEILMDKAYLGLDTNIDFQNLNDKDIQKIRDIVFDHDKILVKLKSLGLNSNWDMLFIVTALHFIEVCKQLSLSQLEKVLNVETFSQQTLQEIGASVSNTQLDFKAPLTFLADVEPGKDHIYQALIAYAQNVLNTSRTELFELKSPFWLLTQEVYQEWYLGCKLFKEVEQKENRATFKQGYIYDEVVLRPVDEIKQLLSDLKDAGYQIAIATGRPRTETIVPFETINIKELFEDEHIVTASEVLIAEDLYPELKPLGKPNPFSYLATLDGNEQSNYKKFATNQENRVNKDEVFIVGDSLADLLSAKTIGATFIGPLTGLKGQDARAELESYEADYIVDHVGEIRSILL; encoded by the coding sequence ATGAAGTCGGTATTGTTTGATGTTGATGGTGTCTTTTTAAGTGAGGAAAGATGCTTTGATGTGTCTGCTTTAACTACATATGAAATTTTAATGGACAAGGCTTATCTAGGACTTGATACTAACATTGATTTTCAAAATTTAAACGATAAGGACATACAAAAAATAAGAGACATTGTATTTGACCACGATAAGATTTTAGTTAAGTTAAAATCATTAGGGTTAAATTCAAACTGGGACATGCTATTTATAGTTACAGCATTACATTTTATTGAAGTTTGTAAACAGTTGTCACTATCTCAATTAGAAAAGGTTTTAAACGTAGAAACATTTAGCCAACAAACGTTACAAGAAATTGGTGCAAGTGTGTCTAATACCCAGTTAGATTTTAAAGCCCCTTTAACATTTCTAGCTGACGTAGAACCTGGTAAAGATCATATATATCAAGCACTTATAGCTTATGCTCAAAATGTTTTGAATACTTCTCGTACCGAGTTGTTTGAATTAAAGAGTCCATTTTGGCTATTAACACAAGAAGTGTATCAAGAATGGTATTTAGGCTGTAAATTATTTAAAGAAGTAGAACAAAAAGAAAACAGAGCTACTTTTAAACAAGGCTATATTTACGATGAGGTTGTTTTAAGACCTGTAGATGAAATTAAGCAATTATTAAGCGATTTAAAAGATGCGGGTTATCAAATAGCAATTGCTACGGGTCGCCCAAGAACGGAAACGATTGTACCGTTTGAAACAATAAATATTAAAGAATTATTTGAAGATGAACATATCGTTACTGCAAGCGAAGTATTAATTGCCGAAGACTTATACCCAGAGCTAAAACCTTTAGGAAAGCCCAATCCATTTAGTTATTTAGCTACGTTAGATGGTAATGAACAATCAAACTATAAAAAGTTTGCGACTAACCAAGAGAATCGTGTGAATAAGGACGAGGTGTTTATCGTCGGTGACTCATTGGCAGACTTATTAAGTGCTAAGACGATAGGTGCAACATTTATAGGGCCATTAACTGGATTGAAAGGGCAAGATGCAAGAGCAGAGTTAGAATCTTATGAGGCCGATTACATCGTCGATCATGTCGGTGAAATTAGAAGTATTCTATTATAA
- the serA gene encoding phosphoglycerate dehydrogenase, with amino-acid sequence MYKILVSDPISAEGLSSLYEHPKFDVTNNTDLSESQLIEEIANYEGLIVRSQTQVTEDIIKAATNLKVIARAGVGVDNIDVDAATKNGIIVINAPDGNTISATEHSMAMILSMARNIPQAHKSLQEGKWDRKTYRGTELYNKTLGVIGAGRIGLGVAKRAQSFGMKILAFDPYLSEDKAKELEVTRASVDEIAEQADFVTVHTPLTPKTKGIVGAEFFSKAKPNLQIINVARGGIIDEEALLDALNHDKIQSAAIDVFETEPATESPLANHEKVIVTPHLGASTVEAQEKVAISVANEIIDIFENGNVLHAVNAPKMSFDDANAELKPYIELSKLTGEVGIQLLQKAPRELHIKYEGDLAIDDTSLITRTLVSAVLSQDLAERVNLINALVLLNEQGVSYNIEKNAKNGGFSNYIELTLINKDKQIKIGATVLNGYGPRIVRINDYPVDFKPEKNQLVVNHTDRPGIVGKTGQILGEFNINIASMHLGRTNQGGNALIILSVDHPVTEEVIEALYKIDGFHLIRSVQLDVPSQNEYDI; translated from the coding sequence ATGTATAAAATTTTAGTATCAGATCCAATTTCTGCAGAAGGTTTATCAAGTCTTTATGAACATCCCAAATTTGATGTTACAAACAATACAGATTTATCAGAATCTCAATTGATAGAGGAAATAGCAAATTACGAAGGTCTTATAGTACGCAGTCAAACTCAAGTAACTGAAGACATTATTAAAGCTGCAACAAATTTAAAAGTAATCGCACGTGCAGGTGTAGGTGTTGACAACATTGATGTAGACGCAGCAACTAAAAATGGTATTATCGTTATTAATGCCCCAGATGGTAATACTATTTCTGCTACCGAACATTCAATGGCAATGATTTTATCAATGGCAAGAAATATCCCTCAAGCTCACAAATCATTGCAAGAAGGAAAATGGGACCGTAAAACTTATAGAGGTACTGAGTTATATAACAAAACACTAGGCGTTATAGGTGCAGGCCGTATTGGATTAGGCGTTGCCAAAAGAGCACAAAGCTTTGGCATGAAAATTTTAGCTTTTGACCCCTACCTATCTGAAGACAAAGCTAAAGAATTAGAAGTTACACGTGCTAGCGTAGATGAAATTGCTGAACAAGCTGACTTTGTTACAGTACATACACCACTTACGCCTAAAACAAAAGGTATTGTTGGTGCAGAGTTCTTTAGTAAAGCTAAGCCAAACTTACAAATTATTAATGTAGCTCGTGGTGGTATTATCGATGAAGAAGCACTATTAGATGCATTAAATCATGACAAGATTCAAAGCGCTGCAATCGATGTATTTGAAACTGAGCCAGCTACTGAATCTCCATTAGCAAATCATGAAAAAGTTATTGTAACACCTCACCTCGGAGCTTCAACAGTTGAAGCTCAAGAAAAGGTAGCTATTTCTGTTGCCAACGAAATTATCGATATTTTCGAAAATGGTAATGTCTTACATGCCGTAAATGCACCTAAGATGAGTTTCGACGATGCCAATGCAGAACTTAAACCATATATTGAATTAAGTAAATTAACTGGTGAAGTCGGTATTCAATTATTACAAAAAGCACCAAGAGAATTACACATAAAATACGAAGGTGATTTAGCCATTGATGACACTAGTTTAATTACGCGTACACTTGTAAGTGCTGTTTTAAGTCAAGACCTAGCAGAGCGCGTAAACCTAATCAATGCACTTGTGTTATTAAATGAACAAGGTGTTTCTTATAATATTGAGAAAAATGCTAAAAACGGCGGATTTAGTAATTACATCGAATTAACGTTAATCAATAAAGATAAACAAATTAAAATCGGTGCAACTGTATTAAATGGTTACGGTCCTAGAATTGTTAGAATTAACGACTACCCTGTTGACTTCAAACCTGAAAAAAATCAATTAGTTGTTAATCATACAGACAGACCTGGTATCGTTGGTAAAACAGGACAAATTCTTGGTGAATTTAATATTAATATCGCTTCTATGCATTTAGGACGTACCAACCAAGGTGGTAATGCACTAATTATTTTATCTGTGGATCACCCTGTGACTGAAGAAGTAATAGAAGCATTATATAAAATAGATGGCTTCCATTTAATCAGAAGTGTTCAATTAGATGTACCTTCTCAAAACGAGTACGATATTTAA